From a single Meiothermus sp. Pnk-1 genomic region:
- a CDS encoding cupin domain-containing protein: MQVFPEWFAKFKQVTLWPGMDIPVISGQGGQIGFGYVPQETEVPEHAHEGQWGVVLEGVVEFWIDGQHQTFKKGDYYHIPAGVPHKAKLHAGTAFIDVWEGQRFSEERMK; the protein is encoded by the coding sequence ATGCAGGTATTCCCGGAGTGGTTCGCGAAGTTCAAACAGGTAACCCTGTGGCCAGGGATGGATATACCGGTGATCTCGGGACAGGGGGGGCAGATCGGCTTCGGCTACGTACCCCAGGAGACCGAGGTACCCGAGCACGCCCATGAGGGACAGTGGGGGGTGGTGCTCGAGGGCGTGGTGGAGTTTTGGATTGACGGCCAGCACCAAACCTTCAAAAAGGGTGATTACTACCATATCCCTGCGGGAGTCCCCCACAAGGCCAAGCTCCACGCCGGAACGGCTTTCATTGACGTGTGGGAGGGCCAGCGCTTCAGCGAAGAGCGGATGAAGTAG
- a CDS encoding peroxidase-related enzyme (This protein belongs to a clade of uncharacterized proteins related to peroxidases such as the alkylhydroperoxidase AhpD.), translated as MSQTQSNSQAASLEPTAWIKVPEPSEAPSDVQALFAKFLEKTGLLPNVARNFALLPEHFLRWFRYYDFLMRNEEHSQLSRKEREMIAVVVSSENRCEYCLASHSAYLRQISGDLVLPEVLAANYRRAELTPRERALLDFAVKMTQDSPTMSPEDLTPLRAVGLSDEAIFEAAQVAAMFNFTNRLANALGWKPNEEYYHLHR; from the coding sequence ATGAGCCAAACCCAATCCAACTCGCAAGCGGCTTCCCTCGAGCCCACCGCTTGGATCAAAGTACCCGAGCCCAGCGAGGCCCCCTCCGACGTACAGGCGCTCTTCGCCAAGTTTCTCGAGAAAACCGGCCTACTCCCCAATGTAGCCCGCAACTTCGCCCTGCTACCCGAGCATTTCCTGCGCTGGTTCCGCTACTACGACTTCCTGATGCGAAACGAGGAGCACAGCCAACTCTCGCGCAAAGAGCGGGAGATGATCGCGGTGGTGGTCTCTTCAGAGAACAGGTGCGAGTACTGCTTGGCCAGCCACTCCGCCTACTTACGCCAGATCAGCGGTGACCTGGTGCTTCCGGAGGTGCTGGCCGCCAACTACCGCCGCGCCGAGCTGACGCCCCGGGAGCGGGCCCTGCTGGACTTTGCGGTAAAGATGACCCAAGACTCTCCTACCATGAGCCCGGAGGACCTCACGCCGCTGCGGGCGGTGGGGCTCTCAGACGAGGCCATCTTCGAAGCGGCCCAGGTCGCGGCGATGTTCAACTTCACCAACCGCCTGGCCAACGCGCTCGGCTGGAAACCCAACGAGGAGTATTACCACCTGCACCGCTAG
- the ruvA gene encoding Holliday junction branch migration protein RuvA: MVRYLKGTALRKTETSVILLVGGFGLEVFCPTTTLANLPEAGEIALHTKLVVREDDLSLYGFADERSLELFEMLLGVSGVGPKVGLNLLSSLSPALLARALADGDIRLLTGAQGVGRKLAERIALELRGKVPPHLMGEGGPILRRPQSEEAELALVTLGFRENQVRAAVTQIIQQNPEASTQEIIRLALKALR; this comes from the coding sequence ATGGTCCGCTATCTTAAAGGCACCGCCCTACGCAAAACCGAAACCAGCGTGATTCTGCTGGTGGGGGGATTCGGGCTCGAGGTCTTCTGCCCCACCACCACCCTTGCCAACCTGCCCGAAGCGGGCGAGATCGCCTTACACACCAAGCTCGTTGTGCGCGAGGACGACCTCTCACTGTACGGCTTCGCCGACGAACGCTCGCTGGAGCTCTTTGAGATGCTGCTGGGGGTGAGCGGGGTGGGACCCAAGGTGGGGCTCAACCTGCTCTCCTCGCTATCGCCAGCCCTGCTGGCACGCGCACTCGCCGACGGCGATATTCGCCTGCTTACCGGAGCCCAGGGGGTGGGGCGAAAGCTGGCTGAGCGGATCGCCCTCGAGCTCCGCGGAAAAGTCCCGCCCCACCTGATGGGCGAGGGCGGCCCCATCCTCCGCCGCCCCCAGAGCGAAGAAGCCGAGCTGGCCCTGGTCACGCTGGGCTTCCGCGAAAACCAGGTGCGCGCCGCCGTGACCCAGATCATCCAGCAAAACCCCGAGGCCAGCACCCAAGAGATCATCCGGCTGGCCCTCAAAGCGCTGCGCTGA
- a CDS encoding protoglobin domain-containing protein yields MDPCILLETLKRRTGFNEGHVRVLAGLGHYMTPLAAEVALAFYDYLGRDPEMRDILWASPGRVERLYGSFAAWYRELFSGVYDAAYAHRRYRIGLIHARLGITPGYMVPAMGIVQEISLEHMRTALRVGEIFPAVEAFEKIIAIEIALIDESYLAALEVGFKLGVSSRDALVQGASTLLKEASVWS; encoded by the coding sequence ATGGACCCCTGTATTTTGCTAGAGACCCTCAAACGCCGGACGGGCTTCAATGAGGGGCACGTTCGGGTGCTGGCCGGACTAGGGCATTATATGACCCCTCTCGCCGCTGAGGTGGCTCTGGCGTTTTATGACTATTTGGGCCGCGATCCTGAGATGCGGGATATCCTCTGGGCTTCTCCAGGGAGGGTAGAGCGGCTTTACGGAAGCTTTGCGGCTTGGTATCGCGAGCTTTTTTCTGGCGTTTACGACGCCGCTTACGCTCACCGTCGTTACCGCATCGGCCTGATCCATGCCCGCCTCGGCATTACCCCTGGCTATATGGTTCCAGCGATGGGGATTGTACAGGAAATCTCCCTCGAGCACATGCGCACCGCCCTTCGTGTTGGCGAGATTTTCCCTGCGGTAGAGGCTTTCGAGAAGATCATCGCCATTGAGATTGCCCTGATTGACGAGAGCTACCTGGCGGCGCTCGAGGTCGGGTTCAAGTTGGGGGTCAGCAGCCGCGACGCACTGGTGCAAGGGGCAAGCACCTTGCTCAAGGAGGCTAGCGTGTGGTCCTAG
- a CDS encoding enoyl-CoA hydratase-related protein: protein MYENILVETHGKVGLIRLNRPQQLNAINTATLGEIGQAVSAFEQDSEIRAMVLTGNERAFAAGADIAEFQQTSLPELMRGLRADQYEILRRAKKPLIAAVSGFAYGGGCELAMLCDLIVASETARFAQPEINLGIIPGAGGTQRLTRQIGKYWAMETVLAGRVLSAWEAYRMGLVNKVVPVELYLEEALELGNLVASRAPLAAQLAKDAVNRAQDLPLEHGLAYERSQFLIAFGSEDKQEGTTAFVEKRKPVWKGK, encoded by the coding sequence ATGTACGAAAACATCCTCGTCGAAACCCATGGAAAAGTTGGGCTGATCCGCCTCAACCGACCTCAGCAGCTCAACGCGATCAATACCGCAACCCTCGGCGAGATCGGTCAGGCCGTGAGTGCGTTCGAGCAGGACAGCGAGATCAGGGCCATGGTCCTCACCGGCAACGAGCGGGCCTTCGCCGCCGGAGCGGACATCGCCGAGTTCCAGCAGACCTCGCTCCCCGAGCTAATGCGGGGCCTGCGGGCCGACCAGTACGAGATACTGCGGCGGGCTAAGAAACCCCTAATCGCAGCAGTATCGGGGTTTGCTTATGGCGGTGGCTGCGAGCTGGCCATGCTCTGCGACCTGATCGTGGCCTCGGAGACGGCCCGCTTTGCCCAGCCCGAGATCAACCTAGGCATCATCCCCGGCGCCGGCGGAACCCAGCGCCTGACCCGCCAGATCGGCAAATATTGGGCCATGGAGACCGTGCTGGCCGGGCGGGTCTTAAGCGCCTGGGAAGCCTACCGGATGGGGTTGGTGAACAAGGTGGTTCCCGTCGAGTTATACCTCGAGGAAGCCCTCGAGCTGGGCAACCTGGTAGCCTCCCGCGCTCCTTTGGCCGCCCAGCTCGCTAAAGACGCCGTCAACCGCGCACAGGATCTCCCGCTTGAACACGGCCTGGCCTACGAGCGCAGCCAGTTCCTGATCGCCTTTGGCAGCGAAGACAAGCAGGAGGGAACCACTGCCTTTGTCGAGAAGCGCAAGCCGGTTTGGAAAGGAAAGTGA
- a CDS encoding aspartate kinase, whose amino-acid sequence MALVVQKYGGTSVGDLERIHKVAQRIQHYRERGHQLAVVVSAMGHTTDELIALAKRVNKRPPQRELDMLTTIGEQQSVALLSMQLNAMGIPARGFTQHQIGITTDGRYGDARILRVEPRLIKEALDRGEVAVVAGFMGTTPEGELTTLGRGGSDTTAVALAAALGARECEIFTDTEGVYTTDPHTIPEAQKLSRIGYDQMLELAALGARVLHPRAVYYGKRYGVKIHVRSSFSYNPGTLVEEGMELDRPVTGVALDDEIAQIGLIGIPDRPGIASRVFEALARRGVAVDMIIQGVPGHDASRQQMAFTVNKDFAEDAMEALEPVLAEIGGEAVLRRDVAKVSIVGVALASTPGIPARMFAAVAGVGANIEMIATSEVRISVIIPAHYAEAALRAVHSAFELDKPVAS is encoded by the coding sequence ATGGCTTTGGTCGTGCAGAAATACGGCGGCACCAGCGTGGGCGACCTCGAGCGTATTCACAAGGTCGCCCAGCGCATCCAGCACTACCGTGAGCGGGGTCATCAGCTGGCGGTGGTGGTCTCGGCGATGGGCCATACCACCGATGAGCTGATCGCCCTGGCGAAACGGGTCAATAAGCGCCCACCGCAACGGGAGCTGGATATGCTCACTACCATCGGGGAGCAGCAGTCGGTGGCGCTGCTCTCGATGCAGCTCAACGCGATGGGCATCCCGGCGCGGGGGTTCACGCAACACCAGATCGGCATCACCACCGACGGGCGCTATGGCGATGCTCGCATTTTGCGGGTGGAGCCTCGGCTTATCAAAGAGGCCTTGGACCGCGGCGAGGTGGCGGTGGTGGCGGGTTTCATGGGCACCACCCCCGAAGGTGAGCTGACCACCTTGGGGCGCGGGGGTTCCGATACCACCGCAGTGGCCCTTGCGGCGGCCTTGGGAGCTCGCGAGTGCGAAATCTTCACCGACACCGAGGGGGTCTACACCACCGACCCTCACACCATTCCCGAGGCGCAGAAACTCTCCCGCATCGGTTATGACCAGATGCTCGAGCTAGCCGCCCTGGGAGCACGGGTGTTGCACCCCCGTGCGGTCTATTACGGTAAGCGCTACGGCGTAAAGATTCACGTGCGCAGCAGCTTTTCCTACAACCCCGGAACCCTAGTGGAGGAAGGTATGGAACTCGATCGCCCAGTGACGGGAGTGGCTCTAGATGATGAGATTGCGCAGATTGGTCTAATAGGTATCCCTGACCGCCCCGGTATTGCTAGCCGAGTATTTGAGGCCCTTGCCCGCCGAGGAGTAGCGGTAGACATGATCATTCAGGGCGTGCCCGGCCACGATGCCTCGCGCCAGCAGATGGCCTTCACAGTCAACAAAGACTTTGCCGAGGACGCGATGGAAGCCTTGGAGCCGGTGTTGGCCGAGATCGGTGGGGAGGCCGTGCTCCGCCGCGACGTGGCCAAGGTTTCCATCGTGGGGGTAGCCCTGGCTTCGACCCCGGGTATTCCCGCGCGTATGTTCGCGGCGGTTGCAGGCGTGGGAGCTAACATCGAGATGATCGCCACCAGCGAGGTGCGCATCTCGGTGATCATCCCCGCCCATTATGCTGAAGCCGCGCTTCGCGCCGTGCACAGCGCCTTCGAACTGGACAAGCCGGTGGCCTCATGA
- a CDS encoding phosphoribosyltransferase has product MSAYSGKCFLGWQEITALVSSLLRRLDPHRYDCILAVTRGGMIPACLISEATDVRNILTAAVMFYTGAGQTLQEPHFLQFPGDALLLGKRVLIVDDVWDSGKTAVAVRERVKLAGGEPTLAVLHYKPTMNQFPGDGPDLYAAETDAWIVYPWDPAQGWTNLGQPPRQA; this is encoded by the coding sequence ATGAGCGCCTATTCCGGCAAATGCTTTCTCGGCTGGCAGGAGATTACCGCCCTGGTCTCGAGCCTCCTACGTCGGCTCGACCCTCACCGCTACGACTGCATCCTGGCGGTGACCCGCGGCGGCATGATCCCGGCCTGCCTCATCAGCGAGGCCACTGACGTGCGTAATATCCTCACCGCGGCGGTGATGTTCTACACCGGCGCGGGTCAGACCTTGCAAGAGCCCCACTTCCTTCAGTTTCCCGGCGATGCGCTGCTCTTGGGAAAGCGCGTCCTGATTGTGGATGATGTCTGGGATTCGGGCAAGACCGCGGTGGCGGTGCGCGAGCGGGTCAAGTTGGCGGGGGGTGAGCCTACCTTGGCTGTGCTTCACTACAAGCCCACGATGAACCAGTTCCCAGGGGATGGTCCCGATCTTTACGCTGCGGAGACCGACGCCTGGATTGTGTATCCCTGGGATCCAGCGCAGGGATGGACAAATTTGGGACAGCCTCCCCGCCAGGCTTAG
- a CDS encoding methylmalonyl-CoA mutase, which yields MSTKRSKNAWMQETYNQSLQKMPERPVAHRTLSDIAPDPLYTPEDLRDFDYEEKLGYPGEYPYTRGVYGSMYRSKLWTMRMFAGFGSAEQTNERFKKLLAAGQTGLSTAFDLPTLMGYDSDHPLSKGEVGKCGVAVSSLADMEILFEGINLEEVTTSMTINSPANAIWAMYLAAAKKKGYRWERLGGTIQNDILKEFIAQKEFIFPPEPSVKLVIDTFEWGPRNVPKWNFISVSGYHIREAGSTAVQELAYTLADGFEYVEAALERSLDIDEFAPRISFFFNAHNDFFEEIAKFRAARRIWAREMRERYKAKNPASWMLRTHAQTAGVSLTAQQPLNNIARVAIQALAAVLGGTNSLHTDAYDEALALPTEESAKIALRTQQIIAYESGVTHTADPLAGSYYVEWLTDEMERQAMQIIEEIRRMGGVVRAIEEGYFLREIADASYRYQQEVEKGERIIVGVNAFQDEGLQVPIQLIDPEVEKVQNARLAQVRRERDPVAVQAALEGLRQAAKEGRNTMPHFVECALAYCTLGEMMDQLRAVYGVYEEPVLV from the coding sequence ATGAGCACAAAGCGCTCCAAAAACGCCTGGATGCAGGAAACCTATAACCAGTCGCTCCAGAAGATGCCCGAGCGCCCGGTCGCCCATAGGACCCTCTCGGACATCGCGCCAGACCCGCTATATACCCCTGAAGATCTGCGCGACTTCGATTACGAAGAAAAGCTCGGTTACCCCGGCGAGTATCCTTACACCCGCGGCGTCTACGGCTCGATGTACCGCAGCAAGCTCTGGACCATGCGGATGTTCGCCGGGTTCGGCAGCGCCGAGCAGACCAACGAGCGCTTCAAGAAGCTTTTGGCGGCGGGCCAGACGGGCCTCTCCACCGCCTTCGACCTGCCCACCCTCATGGGCTACGATTCCGACCACCCCCTCTCCAAGGGCGAGGTGGGCAAGTGCGGGGTGGCCGTTTCCAGCCTGGCCGACATGGAGATCCTCTTCGAGGGCATCAACCTGGAAGAGGTCACCACCTCCATGACCATCAACTCCCCGGCCAACGCCATCTGGGCGATGTACCTGGCGGCGGCCAAGAAGAAGGGCTACCGCTGGGAGCGGCTGGGCGGCACCATCCAGAACGACATCCTCAAGGAGTTCATCGCCCAGAAGGAGTTCATCTTCCCGCCCGAGCCCAGCGTCAAGCTGGTCATCGACACCTTCGAGTGGGGCCCCCGAAACGTGCCGAAGTGGAACTTCATCTCGGTCTCGGGCTACCACATCCGCGAAGCGGGCTCCACCGCGGTGCAGGAGCTGGCCTACACCCTGGCCGATGGCTTCGAGTACGTCGAGGCTGCGCTCGAGCGCAGCCTCGACATCGACGAGTTCGCCCCGCGCATCTCCTTCTTCTTCAACGCCCACAACGACTTCTTCGAGGAGATCGCCAAGTTCCGCGCCGCCAGGCGTATCTGGGCCCGCGAGATGCGCGAGCGCTACAAAGCCAAGAACCCGGCTAGTTGGATGCTGCGCACCCACGCCCAGACCGCCGGCGTTTCGCTCACCGCGCAACAGCCGCTCAACAACATCGCCCGCGTAGCCATCCAGGCCCTGGCTGCGGTGCTGGGGGGCACCAACTCCCTGCACACCGACGCTTACGACGAGGCGCTGGCCTTGCCCACCGAGGAGTCGGCCAAGATCGCCTTGCGCACCCAGCAGATCATCGCCTACGAGAGCGGCGTGACCCACACCGCCGACCCCCTGGCCGGCAGCTACTACGTGGAGTGGCTCACCGACGAGATGGAGCGCCAGGCCATGCAGATCATCGAGGAGATCCGGCGCATGGGCGGGGTGGTGCGGGCCATTGAGGAGGGCTACTTCCTGCGCGAGATCGCCGACGCCTCCTACCGCTACCAGCAGGAGGTCGAGAAGGGCGAGCGCATCATCGTGGGCGTGAACGCCTTCCAGGACGAGGGCTTGCAGGTGCCCATCCAGCTCATCGACCCCGAGGTGGAGAAGGTGCAGAACGCCCGGCTGGCCCAGGTGCGCCGCGAGCGCGACCCCGTCGCCGTGCAGGCGGCGCTCGAGGGCCTGCGCCAGGCCGCCAAAGAAGGCCGCAACACCATGCCCCACTTCGTCGAGTGCGCCCTGGCCTACTGTACGCTGGGCGAGATGATGGACCAGCTCCGGGCGGTCTACGGGGTCTACGAGGAGCCGGTGCTGGTCTGA
- a CDS encoding malate dehydrogenase translates to MKSPVRVAVTGPAGQIGYSLLFRIAAGEMLGKDQPVILQLLEITPAMKALQGVVMELEDCAFPTLAGVVQTDDPNVAFADADYALLVGAMPRKAGMERADLLQANGAIFTAQGRALSDNAKKNVKVLVVGNPANTNALIAYHNAPGLSPRQFHAMTRLDHNRAISQLAAKVKRPVSSIKKMTIWGNHSLTQYPDLFHCEVDGQNAYELVGDHEWYANTYIPTVAKRGAAIIEARGASSAASAASAAIDHMRDWALGTPEGDWVSMAIPSDGSYGIPEGLVYSYPCVCQGGEFSIVQGLEVNEFSRQRMDASAKELADERDAVKQLGLIK, encoded by the coding sequence ATGAAATCCCCGGTTCGTGTGGCGGTCACCGGACCCGCCGGTCAGATTGGCTATAGCCTACTTTTTAGGATCGCAGCGGGCGAGATGCTGGGTAAAGACCAACCGGTCATCCTGCAACTTCTGGAAATCACCCCTGCCATGAAAGCTCTACAGGGGGTGGTGATGGAGCTCGAAGACTGCGCCTTCCCCACCTTGGCCGGGGTGGTGCAGACCGATGACCCGAACGTGGCCTTCGCCGATGCCGATTACGCCTTGCTGGTGGGAGCGATGCCGCGCAAAGCCGGCATGGAGCGCGCCGATTTGCTGCAAGCCAACGGGGCCATCTTCACCGCCCAGGGCAGGGCCCTCTCGGACAACGCCAAGAAAAACGTAAAGGTACTGGTGGTGGGCAACCCCGCCAACACCAACGCCCTCATCGCTTACCATAACGCGCCCGGCCTTTCTCCCCGCCAGTTTCACGCCATGACCCGCCTCGACCACAACCGGGCCATCAGCCAGCTCGCCGCTAAGGTCAAGCGCCCGGTGAGCAGCATCAAGAAGATGACCATCTGGGGCAACCACTCGCTCACCCAGTACCCAGACCTTTTCCACTGTGAGGTGGATGGCCAAAACGCCTACGAGCTGGTGGGCGACCACGAGTGGTACGCCAACACCTACATCCCTACTGTCGCCAAGCGCGGAGCCGCCATCATCGAAGCCCGTGGGGCCTCCTCAGCCGCTAGCGCAGCCAGCGCGGCCATTGACCATATGCGCGACTGGGCCCTGGGAACCCCCGAGGGTGACTGGGTGAGCATGGCAATCCCCTCCGATGGTTCTTACGGCATCCCTGAGGGGCTGGTCTATAGCTACCCCTGTGTATGCCAGGGTGGAGAGTTTAGCATCGTACAGGGCCTCGAGGTCAATGAATTTAGCCGCCAGAGGATGGACGCCAGCGCCAAGGAGCTAGCCGACGAACGGGACGCGGTAAAGCAGCTTGGCCTGATCAAGTGA
- a CDS encoding HAD family hydrolase, translating to MIRAILFDLDETLILDEAVCEHAFREAAFVAAQRYSLDLERLVRTAKTSAQRLWAQGPYHSYALCIGHSALEGLWAGYTQPEVQGLREWAPGYRLAVWREALAEQNVSDENLLFELVDTWRTARALYPRYPEVDALLSALSPRYRLGLVTNGVPDLQRAKIYGSNLASHFQAVAVSGELNVGKPDPKIFEWICARLEVAPAECVMVGDNPERDVAGAIQAGMRSVWVDRGFKPRDQRYPADLEVKNLLAMLPWLEELARQQG from the coding sequence ATGATCCGCGCCATCCTTTTTGACCTGGATGAGACCCTGATCCTCGATGAGGCTGTCTGTGAGCATGCTTTTCGTGAGGCGGCCTTTGTCGCGGCGCAGCGCTACAGCCTCGACCTAGAGCGCCTTGTGCGCACCGCTAAAACCTCTGCTCAGCGGTTGTGGGCCCAAGGCCCTTACCACTCCTACGCTCTTTGCATTGGGCACAGTGCCTTGGAGGGGCTGTGGGCGGGCTACACGCAGCCCGAGGTGCAAGGGTTGCGTGAGTGGGCTCCCGGCTACCGCCTGGCCGTATGGCGCGAGGCTCTGGCCGAACAGAACGTCTCAGATGAAAACCTCCTTTTTGAACTGGTGGACACCTGGCGCACGGCTCGAGCCCTTTACCCTCGCTATCCCGAGGTGGATGCCCTGCTTTCGGCCCTATCTCCTAGGTATCGGCTTGGCCTCGTCACCAACGGGGTGCCCGACCTTCAGCGGGCGAAGATTTATGGGAGTAATCTGGCTTCCCACTTTCAGGCGGTGGCGGTCTCGGGGGAGCTGAACGTGGGCAAGCCCGATCCGAAGATCTTCGAGTGGATCTGCGCGAGGCTCGAGGTCGCCCCCGCGGAGTGCGTGATGGTTGGGGACAACCCCGAGCGCGACGTGGCTGGGGCCATCCAGGCCGGGATGAGATCGGTTTGGGTGGATCGCGGCTTCAAGCCTCGGGACCAGCGTTACCCGGCGGATCTGGAAGTAAAAAACCTGCTCGCGATGCTGCCCTGGCTCGAGGAACTAGCTAGGCAGCAGGGCTAA
- a CDS encoding cobalamin B12-binding domain-containing protein — protein sequence MDRRIRVLIAKPGLDGHDRGAKVVARALRDAGMEVIYTGLRQTPEMIVSAALQEDVDAIGLSILSGAHMHYFSEVRRLLEEQNAGDILLFGGGIIPDEDVPHLKEMGVSAVFGPGTSTQDIVEFLKQAAPARWEAQQG from the coding sequence ATGGATAGACGAATCCGAGTGCTGATCGCCAAACCCGGCCTTGACGGCCACGACCGAGGGGCCAAGGTGGTGGCCCGCGCCCTGCGCGATGCGGGAATGGAAGTGATCTACACCGGCTTGCGGCAAACCCCAGAGATGATCGTCTCGGCGGCTTTGCAAGAAGATGTGGATGCCATCGGACTCTCGATCCTTTCTGGGGCCCACATGCATTACTTCAGCGAGGTCCGCCGCCTGCTCGAGGAACAAAATGCGGGCGACATCCTGCTCTTTGGAGGAGGTATCATCCCGGATGAGGACGTACCGCACCTAAAAGAGATGGGGGTGTCGGCGGTATTTGGCCCTGGCACTTCGACGCAGGATATCGTGGAGTTTCTCAAACAGGCCGCTCCCGCCCGCTGGGAAGCACAGCAAGGCTGA
- a CDS encoding enoyl-CoA hydratase-related protein, with the protein MSVLLSQLQEGVLTLTLNRPEAINAFTTEMLQALAKAFHKEASAPEVRVVVLRGAGRGFCSGQDLREFAGQTVSYKAHLRNYTAVVENITALEKPVIAAIHGAAAGAGMSLALACDLRIAASDAVFTTGFSKIGLIPDAGMNYHLPRIVGYAKAFELEALSPRLTAEQALALGLVNRVVPAEQLAEEVGKLAAELASGPTKTYGLIKRALRRSAGATLEEMLEYEALLQEVAGRTLDHKEGVQAFYEKRAAKFSGR; encoded by the coding sequence ATGAGCGTACTGCTTTCACAACTACAAGAGGGCGTTCTCACCCTAACCCTAAACCGCCCTGAGGCCATCAACGCCTTCACCACCGAGATGCTGCAAGCTCTGGCTAAAGCCTTCCACAAAGAAGCCAGCGCCCCCGAGGTGCGGGTAGTGGTGCTGCGGGGGGCAGGGCGGGGGTTCTGCTCGGGTCAAGATTTACGCGAGTTTGCTGGCCAAACTGTCTCCTACAAAGCCCATTTGCGAAACTACACCGCAGTGGTGGAAAACATCACCGCCTTGGAAAAACCGGTCATCGCAGCCATACACGGGGCTGCCGCCGGGGCGGGAATGTCGCTGGCGCTGGCCTGCGATCTGCGTATTGCCGCCTCGGATGCGGTCTTCACCACCGGCTTCAGCAAGATCGGCCTGATCCCCGACGCCGGGATGAACTACCACCTGCCCCGCATCGTCGGGTACGCCAAGGCCTTCGAGCTCGAGGCCCTTTCCCCTCGCCTCACCGCCGAGCAAGCCTTGGCCCTAGGCCTGGTGAACCGGGTCGTGCCCGCCGAGCAACTGGCCGAGGAGGTGGGTAAACTCGCCGCCGAACTCGCCAGCGGCCCCACCAAGACCTACGGCCTCATCAAGCGGGCCCTCAGGCGGAGTGCAGGGGCTACGCTCGAGGAGATGCTCGAGTATGAAGCCCTGCTGCAAGAGGTCGCAGGCCGTACCCTGGATCACAAAGAGGGGGTGCAAGCCTTCTACGAGAAGCGAGCGGCTAAATTCAGCGGTAGGTAG
- a CDS encoding alpha/beta hydrolase-fold protein — MSVRFRYRKAAFDTLPYALYVPDGPPPKEGWPLVVFLHGSGERGCDGKKQTTVGLGPAIRENPEDWPALVLMPQCPQGLLWQGTVLEAVYALLCELERKAQIDSRRIYLTGLSMGGHGAWNMAIRYPDKFAALAPICGAADPFAVMSRLGHLPVWNFHGDADTVVPVEFSRVLQRALERAGNKNHRFTEYAGVEHNSWDRAYREREFIRWLFSQTRGSGPPLGRM, encoded by the coding sequence ATGAGCGTGCGCTTCCGCTACCGCAAGGCCGCTTTCGACACCCTGCCCTACGCGCTGTACGTCCCCGATGGCCCTCCGCCCAAGGAGGGCTGGCCGCTGGTGGTCTTCTTGCACGGCTCGGGCGAGCGGGGCTGCGATGGCAAGAAGCAGACCACCGTGGGCCTTGGCCCAGCTATCCGGGAAAATCCTGAAGACTGGCCCGCCTTAGTGCTGATGCCACAGTGCCCACAGGGATTGCTATGGCAGGGAACGGTGCTCGAGGCTGTTTACGCTTTGCTTTGCGAGCTCGAGCGTAAAGCCCAGATCGACTCCCGACGTATTTACCTGACCGGGCTCTCGATGGGAGGGCATGGGGCTTGGAATATGGCCATTCGCTACCCCGACAAATTCGCCGCCTTGGCTCCCATTTGCGGGGCTGCCGACCCCTTCGCGGTGATGTCTAGGTTGGGGCATCTGCCGGTGTGGAACTTCCACGGTGACGCCGATACGGTGGTTCCGGTGGAGTTTAGCCGGGTTTTGCAGCGGGCCCTTGAGCGCGCTGGGAATAAGAACCACCGCTTCACCGAGTACGCCGGGGTGGAACATAATAGCTGGGACCGCGCCTACCGCGAGCGGGAGTTTATCCGCTGGCTCTTCTCGCAGACAAGGGGGTCAGGGCCCCCTTTGGGTAGAATGTGA